In Aureibaculum algae, the following are encoded in one genomic region:
- a CDS encoding DUF2797 domain-containing protein, with amino-acid sequence MEYQGVLRKMMTELGSPVQYYLQLENDFLNVNQLLNKTLDISFVKYECLNCHLDKPIFRQGFCKSCFFEIPQAADWIMRPELSTAHLGKEDRDLEYEKKAQLQPHIVYLANSSNVKVGVTRKSQIPTRWIDQGAHEAIEIVEVPNRYLAGITEIALKEYVSDKTNWRKMLTNDITDVDLLKEKEKLAVYIPEEAKPYYLENHSKETNIEFPVLQYPTKVKSLNLSKTPNFSGVLKGIKGQYVIFEDNTVFNIRSSEGYYIRLNLG; translated from the coding sequence ATGGAATACCAAGGTGTTTTACGAAAAATGATGACTGAATTAGGCTCACCTGTTCAATACTATTTGCAATTAGAAAATGATTTTTTAAATGTCAATCAACTACTAAATAAAACACTAGATATTTCTTTTGTGAAGTACGAGTGCTTAAATTGTCATTTAGATAAACCTATCTTCAGACAAGGCTTTTGTAAAAGTTGCTTTTTTGAAATTCCGCAGGCTGCAGATTGGATTATGAGGCCAGAATTAAGCACGGCACATTTAGGCAAAGAAGATCGCGATTTAGAATATGAAAAAAAGGCACAACTACAACCTCATATTGTATATTTAGCAAATTCAAGTAACGTAAAGGTCGGTGTTACTAGAAAAAGTCAAATCCCCACACGATGGATTGACCAAGGTGCTCATGAGGCTATAGAAATTGTAGAAGTACCAAATAGATATCTTGCAGGAATTACAGAAATAGCTTTAAAAGAATATGTTTCTGACAAAACCAATTGGCGTAAAATGTTAACTAATGACATAACTGATGTGGACTTGCTTAAAGAAAAAGAAAAACTAGCAGTTTATATTCCTGAGGAAGCCAAGCCTTATTATTTAGAAAACCATAGCAAAGAAACAAATATTGAATTTCCGGTATTACAATATCCAACAAAAGTAAAAAGTCTTAATCTTAGTAAAACTCCTAATTTCTCAGGTGTTTTAAAAGGAATAAAAGGGCAATATGTTATTTTTGAAGACAATACAGTCTTTAATATTAGAAGTAGTGAAGGATATTATATACGTCTAAATTTAGGCTAA
- a CDS encoding nucleotide pyrophosphohydrolase, whose product MNIQNAQLEVDNWIKEHGVRYFNELTNMAQLTEEVGEVARIIARRYGEQSEKESDKNKDLGEELADVLFVVLCLANQTGIDLQASFDKKLDFKTKRDHDRHHNNKKLK is encoded by the coding sequence ATGAACATACAAAACGCACAACTAGAAGTTGATAATTGGATAAAAGAACATGGTGTTCGTTATTTTAATGAGCTTACCAATATGGCTCAATTAACTGAAGAGGTTGGTGAAGTTGCTCGTATTATTGCTAGACGTTATGGTGAGCAAAGTGAAAAAGAATCAGATAAGAACAAAGATTTAGGTGAAGAACTGGCAGATGTTTTATTTGTGGTATTATGTTTGGCCAACCAAACAGGTATTGATTTACAAGCCTCTTTTGATAAAAAATTAGATTTTAAAACAAAACGTGACCATGACCGTCACCACAATAATAAAAAATTAAAATAA
- a CDS encoding 5-(carboxyamino)imidazole ribonucleotide synthase encodes MVNYFSSDFKLGILGGGQLGKMLLTETQKFDIYTCVLDAAKDAPCANICDEFHVGSLLDFDTVYNFGKQVNTLTIEIENVNVDALEKLEHEGIKVYPSSKTIRIIQNKAKQKLFYVDHNIPTAEFSRFAYSDEIKTAINHESIGFPFVWKSAQFGYDGTGVKIVRTQADLDTLPNVECITEKLIPFKNELAVIVSRNVNGDLKTYPVVEMEFHPEANQVEYVICPARISEDVTKKAEGIALKVAEAFKHVGLLAVELFLTENDEILVNEVAPRPHNSGHYSIEASYTSQFEQHIRAILNLPLGDTSSKVCGVMVNLVGDENYTGNVVYENMESILKMDGVTPHIYGKKVTKPFRKMGHVTIVHKDINEARKVAETVKNTIRVISS; translated from the coding sequence ATGGTAAATTATTTTTCTTCAGATTTTAAATTAGGTATACTCGGTGGTGGACAGTTAGGTAAAATGTTATTGACTGAAACACAAAAATTTGATATTTATACCTGTGTTTTAGATGCCGCCAAAGATGCTCCTTGTGCAAATATTTGCGATGAATTTCATGTGGGTAGTCTACTTGACTTTGACACTGTTTATAACTTTGGAAAACAAGTAAACACATTAACTATTGAAATTGAAAATGTTAATGTTGATGCTTTAGAAAAACTAGAACATGAGGGTATTAAAGTTTATCCAAGCTCTAAAACAATTAGAATTATACAGAACAAAGCAAAACAAAAATTATTTTATGTAGATCATAACATTCCAACAGCCGAATTTTCTCGTTTTGCCTATTCGGATGAAATTAAGACTGCTATAAATCATGAATCAATTGGTTTTCCTTTTGTTTGGAAAAGTGCTCAATTTGGTTACGATGGTACTGGCGTAAAAATTGTAAGAACACAAGCCGATTTAGATACGCTTCCAAATGTGGAATGTATTACCGAAAAACTAATTCCGTTTAAAAATGAATTGGCCGTTATTGTGTCTAGAAATGTTAATGGCGATTTAAAAACATATCCTGTTGTGGAGATGGAATTCCACCCAGAAGCTAATCAAGTAGAATATGTAATTTGTCCCGCTCGTATTTCTGAAGATGTTACAAAGAAAGCAGAAGGCATTGCTTTAAAAGTTGCAGAAGCCTTTAAACATGTTGGCTTATTGGCAGTTGAATTGTTTTTGACTGAAAATGACGAAATTCTTGTAAACGAAGTTGCCCCTAGACCCCATAACAGTGGACACTATAGTATTGAAGCTTCATACACCAGTCAATTTGAACAGCACATTAGAGCCATTTTAAATTTACCGTTAGGTGATACTTCAAGCAAAGTTTGCGGCGTAATGGTCAATTTAGTTGGTGATGAAAATTATACAGGAAATGTGGTTTACGAAAACATGGAATCCATTTTAAAAATGGATGGCGTTACTCCACATATTTATGGTAAAAAAGTAACAAAGCCCTTCAGGAAAATGGGACACGTCACTATCGTGCATAAAGATATCAATGAAGCCAGAAAAGTTGCGGAAACAGTTAAGAATACCATTCGAGTAATTAGCTCTTAA
- a CDS encoding sensor histidine kinase: MEQGDITIIILIATLTIVLLIVIIIIIFSIFQNRKVKFLFDKEVAKQRFDEEIIKSKLETQEQTLQNISWELHDNVGQLLSVARMQLNMVQPSLTEEQKTLVQDTGDIISKSLQEIRSLSKLLNPEVVKNIGLHEAIQLEIDRFNRLNYINATFDVKGNITPINQKDEIILFRIVQEFLSNSIKHSKSKKIEITANCTDEILEIKIQDYGVGFDENIVKKGSGLLNMKSRAKLINTEFDLKSEKDKGVSLTLTYPKQKKDV, from the coding sequence ATGGAGCAAGGAGACATAACTATCATAATTTTAATTGCAACGCTTACTATTGTTTTATTGATTGTTATTATCATTATCATTTTTAGTATTTTTCAAAATAGAAAGGTTAAATTTTTATTTGACAAAGAAGTAGCAAAGCAGCGTTTTGATGAAGAAATTATCAAATCAAAATTAGAAACGCAAGAACAAACCTTGCAAAATATAAGCTGGGAGTTGCATGATAATGTAGGGCAATTACTTTCAGTTGCAAGAATGCAACTGAACATGGTCCAACCAAGTTTAACTGAAGAGCAAAAAACGCTAGTACAAGACACTGGCGATATTATTTCAAAAAGTTTACAAGAAATAAGATCACTGTCAAAATTGTTAAATCCCGAAGTGGTTAAAAATATTGGTTTACATGAGGCCATACAACTTGAAATTGACCGATTTAACCGACTAAACTATATAAATGCTACCTTTGATGTTAAAGGTAATATTACACCTATTAATCAAAAAGATGAAATTATTTTATTTAGAATTGTTCAAGAATTTCTTTCCAATTCCATTAAGCATTCTAAATCAAAAAAAATTGAAATAACGGCAAACTGTACCGATGAAATTTTAGAAATTAAAATTCAAGATTATGGGGTTGGTTTTGACGAAAACATAGTAAAAAAAGGCTCTGGATTACTCAATATGAAGAGCCGTGCAAAATTGATTAACACCGAGTTTGATTTAA
- a CDS encoding AraC family transcriptional regulator: MKYSNQNGAFIELHEITPDNCNVLKSSKNSELSLLWFNSDNNILIIDAVTYTFNKNDIISLTEFHKIEIVKINALKLIRWNRSFYCIVDHDSEVGCKGILYYGASNLPIIKPNDENIEILQTVLKMLQIEFNSKDNLQLEMLQMMVKRMLILCTRIYKLQSNYFQKEASNIDIIREYNYLVETHFKKKHSVSMYAEMLNKSPKTLANLFKQAGNKTPLYYIKHRIMLEARRLLNYTDKTISEIGYELGFTDVQVFSRFFKNIEHLSPSEFRNK; this comes from the coding sequence ATGAAATATTCAAACCAGAATGGAGCTTTTATTGAACTACATGAAATTACTCCAGACAACTGCAATGTATTAAAAAGCTCGAAGAATAGTGAATTATCGCTATTGTGGTTTAATTCTGACAACAACATTCTTATTATAGACGCTGTTACATATACGTTTAATAAAAATGATATAATTAGTCTCACAGAATTTCATAAGATTGAAATTGTTAAGATTAATGCATTAAAACTTATACGTTGGAATAGATCATTTTATTGTATAGTAGATCACGATAGCGAAGTAGGCTGCAAAGGAATATTGTATTATGGAGCCTCTAACCTACCCATAATAAAACCCAATGATGAAAATATTGAAATATTACAAACAGTTTTAAAAATGTTACAAATAGAGTTTAACTCTAAAGACAATTTGCAACTCGAAATGCTGCAAATGATGGTTAAACGAATGCTTATATTATGTACAAGAATATATAAGTTACAAAGTAATTATTTTCAAAAAGAAGCAAGTAATATTGATATTATAAGAGAATATAATTACTTAGTTGAAACTCATTTTAAGAAAAAGCACTCCGTTTCCATGTATGCAGAAATGTTAAATAAATCTCCAAAAACATTAGCAAACCTATTTAAACAAGCGGGTAACAAAACGCCATTATATTATATAAAGCATAGAATAATGCTAGAAGCAAGACGCCTATTAAACTACACAGATAAAACCATTTCAGAAATAGGTTATGAACTGGGTTTTACGGATGTTCAAGTTTTTAGTCGCTTTTTTAAAAATATTGAACACCTTTCTCCTTCTGAATTTAGAAATAAATAG
- the greA gene encoding transcription elongation factor GreA, with amino-acid sequence MSKVSYYTAEGLKKLREELDQLESVERPRVTNDISEARDKGDLSENAEYHAAKEEQSLLEFKIAQLKNVVASARLIDESQLDTSKVLALSTVKIKNTANNMVVSYTLVANSEADFKSGKISVDSPIGKGLLGKKVGEIAEVNVPNGIMKFEILEITRS; translated from the coding sequence ATGAGTAAAGTTTCTTATTACACCGCAGAAGGATTAAAAAAATTAAGAGAAGAGCTAGATCAATTAGAAAGCGTTGAAAGACCCAGAGTTACTAATGATATTTCAGAGGCAAGAGATAAAGGTGATTTAAGTGAGAATGCAGAATATCATGCAGCAAAAGAAGAACAGTCGTTGTTGGAATTTAAAATTGCACAATTAAAAAATGTGGTTGCATCTGCACGATTGATTGATGAATCACAATTAGATACATCAAAGGTGCTTGCATTGTCTACTGTAAAAATAAAAAATACTGCCAATAATATGGTAGTTAGCTATACATTGGTTGCTAATTCTGAGGCTGATTTTAAATCAGGTAAAATATCTGTAGATTCACCTATAGGTAAAGGATTGTTAGGTAAAAAGGTTGGTGAAATAGCTGAGGTAAATGTGCCTAATGGTATTATGAAATTTGAAATTTTAGAAATAACAAGGTCTTAA
- a CDS encoding DUF3127 domain-containing protein: MEVTGKIKKIDETKTFGSSGFRKREMVVTTDEQYPQMIMIEFVQDKTSLLDAYNEGDDVKVNINLRGREWINPEGEAKYFNSIVGWRIEKAQAGAPNAVPPVEAVDSFQPADNVSSDEPDDLPF; this comes from the coding sequence ATGGAGGTTACAGGAAAAATTAAAAAAATTGACGAAACAAAAACTTTCGGATCTAGCGGATTCAGAAAACGTGAAATGGTTGTTACAACAGATGAGCAATATCCTCAGATGATAATGATTGAATTCGTTCAAGATAAGACCAGTTTATTAGATGCTTATAATGAAGGTGATGATGTAAAAGTAAATATCAATTTACGAGGTAGAGAGTGGATTAACCCAGAAGGAGAAGCGAAATATTTTAACTCTATCGTAGGATGGAGAATAGAAAAAGCACAAGCAGGAGCTCCAAATGCAGTTCCTCCAGTTGAAGCTGTTGATTCTTTTCAACCAGCAGATAATGTTTCTAGTGATGAACCAGATGATTTACCGTTTTAA
- a CDS encoding sensor histidine kinase has protein sequence MNLPFSKNIIRWILIIAAFLLVALILWNTNTFFKNFKQEERNKMEILAAALKKLNAVDLDDLDRDLSLENEIIQSNKNIPMILTTEGNLIKGWANLNLKDKNTSYNDLPDKDRMYLANQLAEMENENNRLAITYDSLSGPTTDYIYYRNSDLLFKLRYYPLALLLILCLFGIIIYLVFKSTKVAEQNKLWAGMAKETAHQIGTPLSSLLGWVEILRMDNTDENTVMEIEKDIERLNTIANRFSKIGSIPKLTRHNIVLETKKSFDYYSSRSSKLIDYHFDTDEDVKIYAMINQQLFSWVIENLVKNAIDAMQGKGTLRIKVFSKDGKYVFVQVSDTGKGIPKNIYRKIFEPGFTTKRRGWGLGLSLTKRIMEDYHDGRIIVEKSEIGVGTTMSVMLKEL, from the coding sequence ATGAATCTCCCCTTCAGTAAGAATATCATTCGATGGATATTAATAATAGCAGCCTTTTTATTGGTTGCTCTTATTTTATGGAACACTAATACATTCTTCAAAAACTTTAAGCAAGAAGAACGTAACAAGATGGAAATTTTGGCTGCAGCTTTAAAAAAATTAAATGCCGTAGATTTAGATGATTTGGATAGAGATTTATCATTGGAAAATGAAATTATCCAGAGCAATAAAAATATTCCAATGATTTTAACCACGGAAGGTAATCTAATTAAGGGATGGGCTAATTTAAATTTAAAAGATAAAAATACTTCTTATAACGACTTACCAGATAAGGACAGAATGTACCTTGCCAATCAATTGGCAGAAATGGAAAATGAAAATAACCGTTTAGCTATTACTTACGATTCTCTATCTGGACCAACAACTGATTATATTTATTATAGAAATTCAGACCTTTTATTTAAATTAAGATATTACCCACTGGCCCTTTTACTCATTTTATGTCTTTTTGGTATTATTATTTATTTGGTCTTTAAATCTACTAAAGTTGCAGAACAAAATAAGCTTTGGGCGGGTATGGCCAAAGAAACAGCTCATCAAATTGGCACACCACTATCTTCATTATTAGGATGGGTAGAAATTTTAAGAATGGACAATACCGATGAAAATACGGTAATGGAAATTGAAAAGGATATTGAACGCCTAAACACAATAGCCAATAGGTTCTCTAAAATTGGATCTATACCTAAATTAACACGACACAACATTGTATTAGAGACTAAAAAATCTTTTGACTACTATTCTTCAAGAAGCTCAAAACTGATCGATTATCATTTTGATACGGACGAAGATGTGAAAATTTATGCAATGATTAATCAGCAATTATTTTCATGGGTAATTGAAAATTTAGTAAAGAATGCTATTGATGCCATGCAAGGAAAAGGAACATTAAGAATTAAAGTGTTTTCTAAGGATGGTAAATATGTTTTTGTTCAAGTTAGTGATACTGGTAAAGGAATACCCAAAAACATATACCGTAAAATATTTGAACCGGGCTTCACTACTAAAAGACGTGGTTGGGGCTTAGGATTATCGCTCACCAAAAGAATTATGGAAGATTACCACGATGGTAGAATAATTGTTGAAAAATCAGAAATTGGTGTTGGTACTACCATGAGTGTAATGTTGAAAGAACTGTAA
- the aat gene encoding leucyl/phenylalanyl-tRNA--protein transferase: protein MILLSDKLWFPPVETASSEGVLAFGGDLSPERLLLAYNSGIFPWFNKGEPVVWYSPGERMVLFPNELKISKSMKQILKKDSFKVTFNQNFKEVIRSCKTIYREGQGGTWITDEMEQAYTKLNELGHAKSVEVWLGNELVGGLYGIDLGDVFCGESMFSAVSNASKVAFIHLVQKLKRENYKLIDCQVYNDHLASLGAREIPRNEFLRYL from the coding sequence ATGATTTTATTATCAGATAAATTATGGTTTCCGCCCGTTGAAACAGCTTCAAGCGAAGGTGTGTTAGCTTTTGGTGGCGATTTGTCTCCAGAACGATTATTGCTTGCTTATAATAGTGGGATTTTTCCTTGGTTCAATAAAGGAGAACCAGTGGTTTGGTATAGTCCAGGTGAAAGAATGGTCTTATTTCCTAATGAATTGAAAATATCAAAAAGTATGAAACAAATTCTAAAAAAGGATAGTTTCAAAGTTACTTTTAATCAAAATTTTAAGGAAGTAATTCGGTCTTGTAAAACCATTTATAGAGAAGGACAGGGAGGGACGTGGATAACTGATGAAATGGAACAGGCTTATACTAAATTAAATGAATTGGGGCATGCAAAATCGGTTGAGGTGTGGTTAGGTAATGAATTAGTAGGTGGACTTTACGGTATAGACTTAGGTGACGTTTTTTGTGGTGAAAGTATGTTTAGTGCTGTTTCTAATGCTTCTAAAGTTGCATTCATACATTTGGTTCAAAAGCTAAAAAGAGAAAATTATAAATTAATAGATTGTCAAGTTTATAACGATCATTTAGCTAGTTTGGGAGCGAGAGAAATACCAAGAAACGAATTTTTAAGGTATTTATAA
- a CDS encoding carboxymuconolactone decarboxylase family protein: METTTKFTVPTREEVTSNNQAIFDTLKSNLGFVPNLYAYYAKNETALPDYLALQNRKSTLKAKEREVINLVVSQYNGCRYCQSAHTALGKMNGFNDTQILELRKGTASFDEKLNALAEFTLAAASNKGNVSEEIKNNFFNVGYTESNMIDAVIIIGDKTISNYIHNLAGFEIDFPIAVEL, encoded by the coding sequence ATGGAAACAACAACAAAATTTACAGTACCAACAAGAGAAGAAGTAACTTCAAACAACCAAGCAATTTTTGATACCCTTAAAAGCAATTTAGGTTTTGTACCTAATTTATATGCTTACTATGCAAAAAATGAAACTGCATTACCTGATTATCTTGCTCTACAAAACAGAAAATCTACGCTAAAAGCAAAAGAACGTGAAGTTATAAATTTAGTTGTGAGTCAATATAACGGATGTCGTTATTGCCAATCTGCACATACAGCATTGGGTAAAATGAACGGCTTTAATGATACTCAAATCTTAGAGCTAAGAAAAGGAACTGCCTCTTTTGATGAAAAATTAAATGCCTTGGCTGAATTCACATTAGCTGCAGCATCAAATAAAGGTAATGTATCTGAAGAAATTAAAAACAATTTCTTTAATGTAGGTTATACAGAGTCAAATATGATTGATGCCGTTATTATCATTGGAGATAAGACAATTAGTAACTATATACATAACTTGGCGGGATTCGAAATTGACTTCCCAATAGCCGTAGAACTATAA
- the deoC gene encoding deoxyribose-phosphate aldolase, producing the protein MNSVTKLEIAKMIDHSLLHPTMDDKILIEGCEIAKKYNVASVCIKPYAVKMAVEILKGTDVMVGTVIGFPHGSNTLNVKIVETEEAIKDGAVEIDMVVNIGKVLSEDWTYIENEIKEIHATCKKGNAALKVIFENDFLPEDFYKIKLCELCSKLKVDFVKTSTGYGMVKQPDGSYNYKGATEHDLKLMRRHTDTSIEVKAAGGVRTLEDTLKVKSWGVTRIGATATEAIVSAVNGE; encoded by the coding sequence ATGAATAGCGTAACAAAATTAGAAATTGCAAAAATGATTGATCACTCTCTTTTACACCCTACCATGGATGATAAAATTCTAATAGAAGGATGTGAAATTGCAAAAAAATATAATGTAGCTTCGGTTTGCATTAAACCCTATGCTGTAAAAATGGCTGTTGAAATTTTAAAAGGAACAGACGTAATGGTGGGAACGGTAATTGGTTTTCCTCATGGTAGTAATACTTTAAACGTAAAAATAGTTGAAACTGAAGAAGCAATTAAAGACGGGGCTGTAGAAATTGATATGGTTGTAAATATTGGAAAAGTATTGAGTGAAGACTGGACATATATTGAAAATGAAATTAAAGAAATTCACGCTACTTGCAAAAAAGGAAATGCTGCTCTAAAAGTAATTTTTGAAAATGACTTTTTACCAGAAGATTTTTATAAAATAAAGCTTTGTGAACTATGTAGTAAACTTAAGGTAGATTTTGTAAAAACTTCAACGGGATATGGTATGGTAAAACAACCTGATGGTAGTTATAATTACAAGGGAGCAACAGAGCATGATTTAAAATTAATGCGTAGACATACAGATACTTCAATTGAAGTAAAAGCAGCCGGTGGTGTGCGTACTTTAGAAGACACTTTAAAGGTTAAATCATGGGGCGTAACAAGAATAGGTGCTACAGCAACAGAAGCTATTGTTTCTGCAGTAAATGGAGAATAA
- a CDS encoding HIT family protein, which yields MSIFSKIIAGEIPSYKVAENEEYFAFLDINPNTKGHTLVVPKKVVDKIFDLDEDTYGKLMQFSRKIAIAIEKAIPCKRVGMTVVGLEVPHAHVHLIPLNEMKDATFQHKVSLSKEEFEEVAAKIRQELH from the coding sequence ATGTCAATATTTTCGAAAATAATAGCCGGTGAAATACCAAGTTATAAGGTAGCCGAAAATGAAGAGTATTTTGCGTTTTTGGACATTAACCCGAATACGAAAGGGCACACATTAGTTGTGCCTAAAAAGGTTGTGGATAAAATCTTTGATTTAGATGAAGATACTTATGGAAAACTAATGCAATTTTCTAGAAAGATTGCTATTGCTATTGAAAAAGCAATTCCTTGTAAAAGGGTGGGCATGACTGTAGTTGGATTGGAAGTGCCGCATGCACATGTTCATTTAATTCCGTTGAATGAGATGAAAGATGCTACTTTTCAGCATAAAGTGAGTTTAAGTAAAGAGGAGTTTGAAGAAGTAGCCGCTAAAATAAGACAAGAACTACACTAA
- a CDS encoding DoxX family membrane protein: MNIGNLVIRIGIALLFVWGGLEKFFEGFLGGVGLQNMANFLKGSGLAFLGDTGTYALGALLAALELIAGILVFVNKQLLFAYAFLAFIMLLALVLVHIPSGNWMNIMIHIMLITTLAGLAINENENSKIKLYL, from the coding sequence ATGAACATAGGTAATTTAGTAATTAGAATAGGTATTGCCCTTTTATTTGTTTGGGGTGGATTAGAAAAGTTTTTTGAAGGTTTTCTTGGAGGTGTTGGTTTACAAAACATGGCTAACTTTCTAAAAGGAAGTGGTCTTGCATTTTTAGGAGATACAGGAACTTATGCGTTAGGAGCTTTATTAGCAGCTCTAGAACTAATAGCAGGAATTTTAGTATTTGTAAACAAACAGCTATTGTTTGCTTATGCCTTTTTGGCTTTTATAATGCTATTGGCCTTAGTTTTAGTGCATATACCTTCAGGTAATTGGATGAATATAATGATTCATATTATGCTTATTACTACGTTAGCTGGCTTAGCTATAAATGAAAATGAGAATTCTAAAATAAAATTATATTTATAA